The Akkermansia sp. RCC_12PD genome contains the following window.
GCATAGCCGGAGGAACACGGCTGGGCTTCACGCTGCCCGCAGAACCGGCGGCGGATGCCAAATGGAGCGCTCAAGGGCCTGTTGCCCTGAACGGAGCGGCGGAACTCCACGTGACCCTGCCGGAAATAACGGACACAAAACAAGGCAAAACATGGAAACTCGTGGAAGGCAGTGCCCTGTCCATGACGAGCCAGCCCTCCGTCTCCTATGACCCGGCAACAGCCGCTCCGTGGCAGCAGGCGGGCAGCTTCTCCCTGCACCGGGAGGAAACAATAGGAAAAAGCGCGCTGGTCTTAAGCTGGACTCCCACTCCTTCTCCCTATGAAAAATGGAAGAATGACCATTTTACAGACGACACTCCGGAAGACCAAACCGCTCCGGAAGCCGCCCCCGCCGGGGACGGCATCACCAACCTGATGAAATACGCCACGGGGCTGCCGCCCCTTCAACCCTGCGGCACCGTCACTACGCTGACGGTCAGGAATGTGGATGGCATGCCGCACCTGGTGCTGGAATGGCCGGTGAATCCGGATGCCACAGACGTCGTCTTCAATGTGGAAAGCTCAACAGACCTGAAAAAATGGAATGATGAAGGCGTGGTAACTCCGACGGGTTCACGGGGAGAGTATCAAGACCCGGCGGCGATTGACAGCAATGCGCCGGAACGCCGCTTTCTGCGTCTGAAAGTGACGCGGGAATAAAAGGAAAAGGCAGGAAAAACTCTCTCCCCGGTCTTAAAAATCCTCTTCTCTGCGTTTTGTGAAAGCAAGCCGACCCCGAAAGGAAGTAGCTCTCCATATTCCGGCTTTTCATGGATAAACCTTATCTGGAACAAATCGAAAACATTCCCGCCTGCACCTTATATCTTCCTCTCCGGAGAAACCCTTTCCTGACCCTAAGACGCCTCTCCCCATGAATAGACGTCTTAAACATGGGAACACATCAATTCCACGGAGGATCTCCGTACTTATTCTCACCCAGCTGGCTCTCCCCATAGGACAAATACCACAGCAGCAGCCATCCCAGCGCGGGCAGCCCCAGGCACACCAGCCAAATACCGCTTCTCCCCACATCATGCAGACGGCGTACCATGGTAGCCGCCAGCGGAATGGCCAGGAGGGACAAAACCAGATAAAACAGCCCCAAAAAGACGCTTTCCATCCACGGTGCCGGATAGGAGAAAAAACCGTACTTTTCCAGGGCCGGAAGACAGGCCGCAGCCAACCACACCGACCCCAGAGTGGCATATACCTCCCGCATCTCACCCTTGCCTGCACGCCCCCGGAAACTGCACCATTCCCTGGCCACCCTGCGCCAATACTTCTGCCGTGACCAGTCGGGAGCAAGAGACCTTTCGCAGGTATCTGCCTCTCCTTCCGCCACCTCCATGTCCCCATCCTCGTCCAAGACAGTCATGGGCGGAATATAGGAAGACAAAGGCCTCCAAGCCCCGTCGGGCAACTTTCTCACCAGAGCCTGGTTGGACAACCGCCCCTGGTTCCTGGCCTGCAACAGAAGCACCAGGGCAACTGGTCCTTTGGAAGAACCGTCAATTGCCTGGTACTCGTAAAGATCGCTCATGGATTGGCTTTACTTGCCATCCGGGGAATGGCTGAATGCGGAAACGGGAATCTCCTGCTTGGGCAGATTGGGCCCTTTCCACTTCAGAGTCACTGCGGAACCGGAACCGGCCGTCCCCACATAGCCGATGCGGATGGGATGCTGGCCCGCCTTCAAATACACGGGATTGTTTTCTTCCCCCAGGTCGGAGGATACTTCCGTTCCGGGATGATACACCTTGTCCGCATCAATCAGCTCCATCCCGTGCAGGCGCACAAAAGCCTTGCTCCCCTTGTTGGCGTCCGTAGTCAGATAAAAGGTATAGGCGCCGTCTGCGGGAACATTCACGTAACCCGTCAGTTCCACGCCCCGCTTCCTGGGACCGTTCATCTTGACGGACGGGGCTTGCGTCACGCCGTGGGAGACAGCCGGAGCCTTCATCTGGCGGAAATCGGGCACCCAGGGGAATTCCCCTTCATACAGGGACCACTTCAGGCCGGGAACTCCCTTGGCTTCCACGGCAGGCACCAGAGCCGTATCAAACACCGTCTTGGAAGGATGGGATGCCCGGCGATTGGACAATGCGGCAGCCTTCATGCGAGCCTGCAGTTCCGGTTTGGACGCGGCCAGATCCTTGCTTTCCTGCGGGTCCTTCAAGGTATCGAAAATCATGAAATCCTTGTCCGCATCCTTCACCCCCATGCGCAGCCCCTTCAAACCGTCCACAAAGACGATCTGCTGCTGGCCGCGCTGGGCACCCTTGTGCTCACCCAGGAAATCCTTGTAACCGGGGGTTTTGCTTCCGTGGTTGTACTCGGTGTAAACAATGCCCGGCTTCTGCTTGTCCGCGTGCCCTGTCAGCGTCGGCATCAGGGAAACACCGTCGCTGCGGGCCGGAACAGGCACGCCGGCGGCATCCGCCAGGGTAGCCAGCCAGTCATGGAATTGACCGGGCTGAAGACTGACCTGACCCTTGGGAATGCGGGCAGGCCAGCGTACCAGCGTGGGAACACGCATGCCGCCTTCCCAGCAATCCCGCTTGATCCCGTCCATCATCCCGTAACTCTTGAAAAACTGCGGATTCTGCGCTCCGTGCTGATGCTTCATATCGGCGCCGCCTTCATTGTGGGGGCCATTGTCGGACGTGAAAACAATCATCGTATTGTTGTCTATCTTCAAATCCTTCAGCAAATGAATCAAATCCGCCACTACATCATCCACTCGGCGGATCATGGTGGAATGACGCTTGGCCACCTCATTCGGAAAACGGGAATTGTCCGGATAAATATAAGTATCCTTGTCCTTCTCCGCCTTGGGGCCAAAAGCCGTATTGGCGGATTCCGTGCCGTTCTTCTTTACCCATTGCAGGCCGCCTTTCACACCGCCGCCGGAAGGATAGGGCGTACCGGGAACCGTCAGGCTCCCGTGGGGAGCCGGAAAAGCCAGATACAGGAAAAACGGCTTGCCGGTCTTGCGGGCGGACTTGCGCTGGTCCATGATCCACTGCTTGGCACGGGCGCCAAACAAATCCGTGGAATAGGCGGTCAGGGGAACCTGCTCCTTGATATTCTTCCATTCCGGATTCGGGGCGTAACCGTTGTATTCAAAAAGATCGCGGGATTCGGAAGGATAGTGGAAATGTCCGGCCAAATGGTCCAGAATGCCGTAAAAATAATTGAATCCGCGCTGGTGGGGGCCGCCCGTCACCGGGCCATGGCTCTGCCCGCCCCCGCCTACGCCCCATTTGCCGATGGCGGCGGTATCATATCCGGCTTCCTTCAAGACGGAACCCAGCGTATGGGAATCTTCAATGGGATGGTCAAACCGGTTGTTCCTCACCACACGGGAAGTTCCCTGGTGCACGCCCAGCAGCAGGGAGGCGCGTGCCGGAGCACACACGGGCGCGGCGGAATAATGGCGGCGCAGCTGAATCCCTTCACGGGCCATGGCTGACAAGGCCGGAGTTTTAAACTCGTTCTTCCTGCCCACCGTGCGTCCATTCAAATTCTCCTGGCTCCAGTTGGAATCCAGATCGCCCCACCCCATGTCATCCACCAGAATGAAAATGATATTGGGCCGCGCAGTTTTTCCCGGTTTGGCGGAAGGGTTCACGGCGTTTCCAGGAACGGCCATGCAGGGAATGGCGGCAGTTAGCAAAACGGTCAGGAAAGGCAGCAATTTCATCTTGAAAATGGAAATGTGATTAACATGTAAACGTTGCAGGGACGATCAATCTTACAGAAAACCTGACTCCCCTCAAGCAAATTAAACAGCGCCGCCGAATTGACCATGGAGCCACACGAATTATTGTGGAGAGTGTCATGAAACCTCCTCCCTGTTCTCATTGGCATTCTCCTCCTCCGTTCAGCCCTTCTTTATCACATACAAGAGGAATCCCTGAAATCCTGGACAATACGGTACTCCGAAAGCATGTTTGCATGTGAAAGCGTCAAAGAATACTTGAAGAACCATTTTATCCTGCTGATTCAGGACAGCCCCCGATATATTCGGAAAAACAATTGTTTTCTTTCACCCCCTTGAGGAAGAGGAGAACCGGCGGACGGAAAGACCAGTACCGGCTGCGGTACCGCAAAAGATCACCCCGTACCGATCGTTCCGGTGCGCCGCAGCCCACCCTCCGCCCCGTCAGGGCTTCTCTTCCGGTCCATCGGAAAGAAATTGGCGGGCAGAAGGAATAAATGGATATTTTCTTCATTTGGAGAACATTGCGTAGAAAAAAAAGAAGAAAAAATCATGTTTGTGCACGGCCCAGCGGCGGATTGCAAATCCGCGCTTACTCTCCTCTTTTTTTATATGACCGGATAACTGATTCATAGTCAGCAGGAAACACATTTCAGCGAAAGACCAGAGCAAACGTAGTTTTCTAAAAAAGAATAACTTGAGGTCAATTAAGGATTTGTTCTCCAATATTCGGCATTGTTTGCGGATTTGCAATCCGGTAAAGAACCCATATCGCTGTCCGTACAGCCTTTCCAACCCTCACATATTATACTGCATGAAGATTAAATCTATATCCGCCCTGCTTGCCGTCCTGGGATGTTCCGTCTCCCTGGGGGCAACCACCACCATTACGGATTTCTCCGGCCTTCTCGGCGGAACCCGCCAGGACGGTATTTCCCTGAGCGGAACAAATGCCACCGCAACAGGTACCGGAGGCCTTTCCCTGAACAACGGTTCCCTGGACTTTACCATGACCGGAGCAACGAATCGCCCGAATGTTAATGCAGGCCAGTCTTTCAGCGTAGCCCTGACCTTCGATCTCTCCACTCTTGATTCTGCAACAGGCTCCACGCTGTTTTCCGCCCAATTTGGAACTGGCGCTGACGCCTTCGCCGGCCTTTTCGGAGCCCAGTACAAGGACGGGGGAGTTCATTTCGGCTATTGGGGTACCAGCCAAACCAACGGGAAATACGGGACAACAGATCCCACCATCTCCGTAACGGGAAATACGGGCAATCTGTCTGTTGTATGGACAAAAACCTCTGATAACAATGTCAATCTGGATGTCTACCTGGACAGTGGTAAAATTGGAAGCATCACATCCAATGGCGGAGGAATCAACTTCAGCAGACAATTGGAACATCTTTTCGTAGGAGGCAAAGGAACAACCAACAGCGGAAGCATCACCAACAGCTTCACTACCTCCAGCGACCTGACCCTCGAAGGCATGCAAATCGTGACGGGCGGAGTCATGGATGAAGAAGCCTTCAAGAATTACTATAACCAGCTGGTCCCTGAACCGGCCACGGCATCCCTTAGCCTGCTGGGCTTGAGCGTGCTGATGCTGCGCCGCCGCAGATCCTGACCGGAATTCATCCCTGACAACCTTTCACGGCCATCCGGCCCGACCCGGATGGCCGTTCTTTACCTGAAATTCAAATACCCGTTTCATTCTCTTCTCCATTTCCATGAAAACCAGGCTTCCCCTTTCCCTGCTCGCCGCGCTGCTGGCGGTCGCCGCCCCCTCAACCACCATCGCCTCGGGAACGGATTTGGGCAATGTCATGTTCGTGGGGGATTCCATCACCCACGGCGTCAATAGCGGGTCCTACCGCTGGGCCTTGCACAAGATCTTTGCGGACAATGGCATTTCCTGCAACGCGGAAGGCGTGAACACCGGCAACAACTCCGGCGGCGTCACGGCTGGAACTTCCTATGGGGGTCAGGTTTTCAACAACAAGCACTCCTCCCAGTCCAGCGCCAGGGCATGGGAAATTTCAGGACAAAGATACGGAGGCCGCTTTAACGGCTCCAACATCGACAACTGGCTGGGCCATTCCGGCACCAAGACAAACGGAGCCGCCTATACGGGGCCGACTTTTACCGGAGCCGACACGCCGGACACTTTTTTCCTGATGATCGGCACCAATGACCTTTTGTCCGACGGGAACAACGCAACCCTGGGCGACCGCATCGAGAACGCCACGAACGCATTGCTGGGCAACATGGATTCCATCGTGAACAGCATGCTCACTGCCAACAGAAGTGCGAACGTCATCGTGATGACTCTTCCCTGCTGGACGACACACGGCAATGCCAACTCCGACGCCACCCACGCGGCCGTGAACACCTATAATGATTCCCTGAAATCCTGGGGACAGAACAAGCAGGGAGTCTCCGTCATCGACGTCAACAAGGGGATGATCGACGTGGCTTCCAAAACCCCGTTCTACGGCGTCGGCTCCATGTTCAACGCCCCCGGAAAAGACGGCCTGCACCCCAACGCGCAGGGAGACCTCATCATGGCGGGCAACATCGCCAAGGCCATGGGCTACGCAGGGCGTTCCGCGGGACAACAGAGAAAAGCCGTCTCCGATCTGGCCGTCAATTTCCACCAGGGAGGCCAGGCCCCCGCATGGACCGGGGTGCAGGATCTGACGGATGTCGGCTTTGCCGTGTCCAACGTCACGGTGTCTTCCGCCGGCATCAGCCTGGGACAGCCCGGTAGCAGCATGATCAGCCATACATGGACGGAAGGGACCGACCTGTCCGGCGGATTCACCTTTGACTTCACGCTGAGCCTGGGAGACGGAGCGGCCAGCGGCTGGAACGTCTCCGACCAGTTCAGCGTCAGCCTGGGCAACGGCTCCTTTTACGGAACGCTCAATATTTGCGAGGCCTACATCAAATGGGGGGACACCATCCTGTATTCCATGGACATGTCCGCCAACACGGACAGCCTGCGCATGGCCTATGTGAACGGCAATGAACAGGAAGGCCTGAAGGGAGGCTATTACATCTGGCTTGGGGACATGCTGATCGGGGAGGCCCTTTCCGTCACCTCCGGTTCCGGCCTCAACGGCGTCATCATTCAGTATGACGGCAGCGGAAACGCCATTCTGAAAGATATGGCCCTGGACGGGACCGGCTCCTACGCCCCCACCACCTCCGGTCTGGTCAACAAGGACAACGCGTTCATCTCCTCCGGTTCCGGCAACGCGGCCAGCCCGCCTCAAGGAAACATCGTCTGGCCGGAAAAAGGCTTCACCCACGTCAAGGACGGCCTGGCCTGCTCCGGGGGCTTCAACGCGCGCTCCATGGCGGATTCTTCCACCGGGAAGGCGGGAAACTCCGTCTCCGCAACCATCACTTCCGGCAGCGCCTCCTATATTTTCGCGAATAAAGGCAATTACACGGGCGACGTCTGGCTAACCATCTCCGGAGAAGGGGAGGCCTCATCCTGGTACGGAGCCCACGGCGCCGAATACGGGCAGAACGGAGGCACGCTCGACGGCAGCGCCTATCTGCGCTTCACGGGTTCAGCCAAGGGAGGAAGCACCGTCTTCGGCGCCGTGAATTCCACCCGGGTGGCCGGAAACGTTTATCTGGAATTCTCCGCGGAAAAGGCATTCTTCGGCACCTTCACAACCACCAACGCTTCTTCCGTGGCAGGTTCCTACGGCTCCGACATTGGGGGAAATGTGGACATCGTGATCAATTCAGGCACGTTTTCCAGCCAGGTCATGGGCGGCATTTTCTCCGGAAACGATAAAACCATCGGCGGGGGCGTGCACGTCTACGTCAACGGCGGCAGCGTGAACGGGGACGTAATGGGCGGCGGCCTGACCGGAACCATTGACGGCGGCACGAACGCCACGGTTACGGGCGGCGACATCTCCGGCTCCGTGTACGGGGCGGGTAAAGGGGGCAGCATCATGCAGGGAAGTTCCGTGAACGTGACGGGCGGCCTCATCAGGGGGAACGTTTACGCGGGAGGGACCAGCGGCGCCGTACGGGGCAATACGTCCGTCACCGTGACGGGCAACTCCGCCGTGCTTCACAACGGTTCTTCCTGGGGCTCCATCTCCGGGGGAGGCTCCGGAGGCACCGTCGGCGGGAATTCCGAGGTCCGCATCAAAGACCTCGCTTCCGGCACGGCGGCCTACGGCTTTGACAAATACGCGGGAGCCATCAGCGGCGGCACGAACGTCAGCGGCAACCGGACCCTGGTTCTGGACCACGTAACCGTGAACAGCTTCCAGGCCTCCCTGAGTGATTTTACCCACGTCTCCGTGGTCAACCGCACCAATACCGCGCTGGATTCCCTGGGCGGTGCCCTCACCCTGACCATTGAATCCGGAAGCGCCCTGACGCTGGCCGGAGCTTCGGACCTGACATCCCTGGTGCTGGGGGAAAACGCGGCCTTGACGCTTCAGGCGCTTACTGCGGGCTCCGTCATCGTGGACATCACCGGAACAAGCAGCTACACGCTTTCCCTGACGGAAATTCCCGCCAACCTGGCCAATATCAAATTCCTGAGCAACGGCGTCCTCTATGACGCGCAGATGACGACGGACCCCCAGGCCAACACCGCCATGATCTTCGCCCAGGTTCCGGAACCGGGAACCGCAACCCTCAGCCTGCTGGGACTGGCTGCCCTGCTGTGGAGAAGGAGCAGAACAATTCCCCATTGACGGCCCTTTGTTTTCTTCAGGCTTCAATGGGAACTGAAGGGGCTGTCCCGCCAGACGCGGAACAGCCCCGATTTTTTTCAGATACGGCGTCAGGCAACAAGACAGCCGGGCTTCATGACCATGCGATTCAAACGGCAGCATTCCGTGCCGGAAAAACGGATGATTTAACCGCCACGAAGGCGGCCCATGGCGATCGTGAAGGGGGGAAAACACTCTTCCTTGCAGAAAGGGAACAGGCGTCAGAACCTCTTCTTCCTGTCATCCCTGCGGGGCCGGTCGCCCCAGCGCTCTCCCCGGTCACTGCGGAACCCGCCGCGGGGTCCTCTGAAGCCCCCGCGGTCATTGCGGTCCCGGTCACCACGGTAGCCACCGCGGAACCCGCCGTTTCTGCGCGGGGGACGCGGACCATCGGAATATTCCGGCGTGCCCTTGTCCTCGCGAACATTGACCTCATAGCCGCAAATCGTAGCGTTCGCCAGAGCGTTCAGAAGCTGGGGAGCCACGGAGGCGTCCACTTCAATCAGGGAATGCTTGGCAAAAATTCGTATATCGCCCACGGCGCCTTTCTCCATCTCCACCGTATTGTAAAACAGCCCGGCAATATCCTTGGGCCGCAGGCCAATCATACGGCCGCCATTCATGAACAGCGTAACCGTATCATCCTTGTTCATCCAGGAATCCCCTTTCTGTGGGCTTTCCCCATCCTCTCCGGACTGCTGCGTATGGCGCGGCCGGCGAGCGGGCTTATCTTCCGGAATAGGCTGCACTTCCCGGTGGGTACGCTCCCTGAGCAAATCAAACAAGGCCGCCGCCAGGGATTCCGGGGCCGCTTCCACATCCTTCAATTCTTCCGGGAGAATAGCATCCGGTTTCAGGCGTTCCAGAATATCATCCACCAGGGATTCCGTCCGCAGCTGGTCCACCTGGACGGCGGTCATCACCGGTTCTGGAGTCAGCTTGACGCCTATGAACCGTTCAATCCGGCTCATCAGCGAAAAATCGCGGCGCCCTACAAACGTAATGGCTTTTCCCTTGCGCCCGGCGCGCGCAGTGCGGCCGATGCGGTGCACGTAATCCTCAGGATCGCGCGGCAATTCAAAATTCACCACGGCATCCACATCGTCCACGTCCAGGCCCCGGGCGGCAATATCCGTAGCCACCAGCAGGCGGAGGCTCCCCTTGCGGAAAGAGTCCATCACACGCTCCCGCATGATCTGGGGCATGTCACCGTGAAGACGGTCAACGGCATACCCCCGGGCCGTCAGGCCGTCCACGATGTCATCCACCACTTTCTTGGTATTGGCGAACACCAGCCCCATCTTGATCTTTCCCGTATCCAGCAGGCGGCTGAGCACCTCAATCCTGGAAGAAAACACCACCTCGTAATAAAGCTGCTCGATCGTGGGTACCGTCAGCGTAGGCCGTTCAATCGTAATCTGAACGGGATCCTTCATAAAACGGCTCACCAGCCGGTTGATCTCCGGAGACATGGTGGCGGAGAAAAACAGGGTCTGCTTCGTTTCCGGCATGGCCTCCGCAATGCGCTCAATATCCTCCAGGAATCCCATGTCCAGCATCTCGTCCGCTTCATCCAGGATCAGCATGCGGAGATGGTCCAGACGCAGGGCGCCGGACTCCATCAGGTCCATCACGCGGCCCGGGGTGCCTACCACGAACTGCACGCCGCGGCGCAGGGCGTCCAACTGGGGGCGGAAGGAAGAGCCGCCGTAAATGGGTACCGCGGAAACGCCGTCCATGAACAGGGCCAGCTTGTCCACCTCCCGGCAAATCTGCACGGCCAGTTCCCGCGTGGGGCACAGGGCCAGCACCTGGACGGCGCGTTCATCCGGATCAATGCATTCCAACGCCGGAATGGCAAACGCAAGCGTCTTGCCGGAACCCGTATGGGAAAGTCCCACGATATCAGACCCTCCTATGGCTGCGGGAATGGCTTGCTCCTGAATGGCGGACGGCGTGTCGAAGCCGAGAACCTCGATGGCCTCCAGAACTTCCGGTGAAATACCAAGCGTCGAAAATGAAGATGTCTGAGTCATGGGGAAAAAGGCTCTTTCAGGGCCACGGGAGAAGCTGAACGTTATTACCCGCCGTGTCCAGACAAAAGAACGAAACATACAGCCACATGCCACGATTTCCGCAGAGCGCCATTCTCCCGGAAAAAGGCCGCTTCTGCCTCTTCTGGTCTTTACGTTCGCACACGGGCTTGCAACTTGCGGGGAAACCTGTACGTATGTTACGAACTTATATCGCTCAATTCATGGATAAAACGCAATCCGGCTCCCGTTCCTCCCTTCTCGGCATCTTCATCAATATCCTTCTTCCGGTGTTGATCCTGGACTACTGCAGCGCAGGCCCCGCCAACCCCCTCGAACGGGCCGCCGGAGAAAGCTTCTGGCATATCGGCCCGGTCTGGGCTCTCGTAATTGCTCTGTCTCTTCCGTTAGTGTACGGAATCCGTTCCCTGGTCGTCACCAAAAAATTCGACCTCATGTCCGGCGTGGGCATGGCCGGCGTGCTTCTCACCGGCATCATCAGCATCTTCGTCATCGGGCCGGGAGGCCGCATCCACGGCGCCACTCCCTGGCTCTTTGCCGGCAAGGAAGCGCTGATCCCCCTCATTTTGGCGGCGGCCGTCATCGTCTCCCGCTCCACAAGCGTCCCCCTGCTCAACATGTTCATTTACACACCGGAGCTGTTCGACGTCCCCAGAATAGAACAGGCAGTGGCGTCCAGCGGCAGGGAACGGGACTATCAGCGCCTGCTGGCCGGCTCCTCCTGGATTCTGGCGGGAACGCTCGTGGCGTCCTCCATAGGCAATTTCTTCCTGAGTCTCTCCTTCATGTCCTCCGTCATGCGCCTGCCCGCAGAAGAACAGCAGGTGGCCTACAACGTAGCCATCGGCAGCATTACCTGGTGGGGTTTCCTGATCATCGGGGTGCCCATCCTGGTCGCCCTCGTCTTGATCATGATACGCCTCATCAAACGGCTCGGACAGTTGACCGGTCTCACACGGGACGAACTTCTTCTTAAATAACTCCAAACCATGCACATCCATACTCCATGCATCCTGGCTGCCGTCATTGCTCTGAATGCGGCGTGGGCAGCCGCTCCGCAATTCGACCGCATCTACGGTTCCCACATGGTTATTCCCCATGGAAAAAACGTGCCCGTCTCCGGCACGGCTGATCCCAACAAGGAAGTAACCGTCACCTTCGGCAGCGTCACCCTGAAAACAAAAGCTGATCCCCAGGGAAAATGGAGCGTCACACTGCCTCCCATGCAGCCTAATGCCACGGGCCGGACCCTGACAGCCTCCCAAAACGGAGACTCCTCTCAACTGGACGACCTGCTAGTGGGCGAAGTGTGGCTGGCTTCCGGGCAATCCAACATGCTGTTTCGCCTGAACCAGACCTCCACGGCCAAAGAAGACATAGCCGCCTCCGGCGACGAACAGCTCCGGCTGCTCAACAACGTTCCCCAGGCCCATACGAATAACGCCCCCTATTCCGACAAAGACTTTAATGCCGTCACCACG
Protein-coding sequences here:
- a CDS encoding DEAD/DEAH box helicase, whose product is MTQTSSFSTLGISPEVLEAIEVLGFDTPSAIQEQAIPAAIGGSDIVGLSHTGSGKTLAFAIPALECIDPDERAVQVLALCPTRELAVQICREVDKLALFMDGVSAVPIYGGSSFRPQLDALRRGVQFVVGTPGRVMDLMESGALRLDHLRMLILDEADEMLDMGFLEDIERIAEAMPETKQTLFFSATMSPEINRLVSRFMKDPVQITIERPTLTVPTIEQLYYEVVFSSRIEVLSRLLDTGKIKMGLVFANTKKVVDDIVDGLTARGYAVDRLHGDMPQIMRERVMDSFRKGSLRLLVATDIAARGLDVDDVDAVVNFELPRDPEDYVHRIGRTARAGRKGKAITFVGRRDFSLMSRIERFIGVKLTPEPVMTAVQVDQLRTESLVDDILERLKPDAILPEELKDVEAAPESLAAALFDLLRERTHREVQPIPEDKPARRPRHTQQSGEDGESPQKGDSWMNKDDTVTLFMNGGRMIGLRPKDIAGLFYNTVEMEKGAVGDIRIFAKHSLIEVDASVAPQLLNALANATICGYEVNVREDKGTPEYSDGPRPPRRNGGFRGGYRGDRDRNDRGGFRGPRGGFRSDRGERWGDRPRRDDRKKRF
- a CDS encoding DUF805 domain-containing protein, which codes for MSDLYEYQAIDGSSKGPVALVLLLQARNQGRLSNQALVRKLPDGAWRPLSSYIPPMTVLDEDGDMEVAEGEADTCERSLAPDWSRQKYWRRVAREWCSFRGRAGKGEMREVYATLGSVWLAAACLPALEKYGFFSYPAPWMESVFLGLFYLVLSLLAIPLAATMVRRLHDVGRSGIWLVCLGLPALGWLLLWYLSYGESQLGENKYGDPPWN
- a CDS encoding PEP-CTERM sorting domain-containing protein (PEP-CTERM proteins occur, often in large numbers, in the proteomes of bacteria that also encode an exosortase, a predicted intramembrane cysteine proteinase. The presence of a PEP-CTERM domain at a protein's C-terminus predicts cleavage within the sorting domain, followed by covalent anchoring to some some component of the (usually Gram-negative) cell surface. Many PEP-CTERM proteins exhibit an unusual sequence composition that includes large numbers of potential glycosylation sites. Expression of one such protein has been shown restore the ability of a bacterium to form floc, a type of biofilm.), yielding MKIKSISALLAVLGCSVSLGATTTITDFSGLLGGTRQDGISLSGTNATATGTGGLSLNNGSLDFTMTGATNRPNVNAGQSFSVALTFDLSTLDSATGSTLFSAQFGTGADAFAGLFGAQYKDGGVHFGYWGTSQTNGKYGTTDPTISVTGNTGNLSVVWTKTSDNNVNLDVYLDSGKIGSITSNGGGINFSRQLEHLFVGGKGTTNSGSITNSFTTSSDLTLEGMQIVTGGVMDEEAFKNYYNQLVPEPATASLSLLGLSVLMLRRRRS
- a CDS encoding GDSL-type esterase/lipase family protein — protein: MKTRLPLSLLAALLAVAAPSTTIASGTDLGNVMFVGDSITHGVNSGSYRWALHKIFADNGISCNAEGVNTGNNSGGVTAGTSYGGQVFNNKHSSQSSARAWEISGQRYGGRFNGSNIDNWLGHSGTKTNGAAYTGPTFTGADTPDTFFLMIGTNDLLSDGNNATLGDRIENATNALLGNMDSIVNSMLTANRSANVIVMTLPCWTTHGNANSDATHAAVNTYNDSLKSWGQNKQGVSVIDVNKGMIDVASKTPFYGVGSMFNAPGKDGLHPNAQGDLIMAGNIAKAMGYAGRSAGQQRKAVSDLAVNFHQGGQAPAWTGVQDLTDVGFAVSNVTVSSAGISLGQPGSSMISHTWTEGTDLSGGFTFDFTLSLGDGAASGWNVSDQFSVSLGNGSFYGTLNICEAYIKWGDTILYSMDMSANTDSLRMAYVNGNEQEGLKGGYYIWLGDMLIGEALSVTSGSGLNGVIIQYDGSGNAILKDMALDGTGSYAPTTSGLVNKDNAFISSGSGNAASPPQGNIVWPEKGFTHVKDGLACSGGFNARSMADSSTGKAGNSVSATITSGSASYIFANKGNYTGDVWLTISGEGEASSWYGAHGAEYGQNGGTLDGSAYLRFTGSAKGGSTVFGAVNSTRVAGNVYLEFSAEKAFFGTFTTTNASSVAGSYGSDIGGNVDIVINSGTFSSQVMGGIFSGNDKTIGGGVHVYVNGGSVNGDVMGGGLTGTIDGGTNATVTGGDISGSVYGAGKGGSIMQGSSVNVTGGLIRGNVYAGGTSGAVRGNTSVTVTGNSAVLHNGSSWGSISGGGSGGTVGGNSEVRIKDLASGTAAYGFDKYAGAISGGTNVSGNRTLVLDHVTVNSFQASLSDFTHVSVVNRTNTALDSLGGALTLTIESGSALTLAGASDLTSLVLGENAALTLQALTAGSVIVDITGTSSYTLSLTEIPANLANIKFLSNGVLYDAQMTTDPQANTAMIFAQVPEPGTATLSLLGLAALLWRRSRTIPH
- a CDS encoding sulfatase-like hydrolase/transferase, with amino-acid sequence MKLLPFLTVLLTAAIPCMAVPGNAVNPSAKPGKTARPNIIFILVDDMGWGDLDSNWSQENLNGRTVGRKNEFKTPALSAMAREGIQLRRHYSAAPVCAPARASLLLGVHQGTSRVVRNNRFDHPIEDSHTLGSVLKEAGYDTAAIGKWGVGGGGQSHGPVTGGPHQRGFNYFYGILDHLAGHFHYPSESRDLFEYNGYAPNPEWKNIKEQVPLTAYSTDLFGARAKQWIMDQRKSARKTGKPFFLYLAFPAPHGSLTVPGTPYPSGGGVKGGLQWVKKNGTESANTAFGPKAEKDKDTYIYPDNSRFPNEVAKRHSTMIRRVDDVVADLIHLLKDLKIDNNTMIVFTSDNGPHNEGGADMKHQHGAQNPQFFKSYGMMDGIKRDCWEGGMRVPTLVRWPARIPKGQVSLQPGQFHDWLATLADAAGVPVPARSDGVSLMPTLTGHADKQKPGIVYTEYNHGSKTPGYKDFLGEHKGAQRGQQQIVFVDGLKGLRMGVKDADKDFMIFDTLKDPQESKDLAASKPELQARMKAAALSNRRASHPSKTVFDTALVPAVEAKGVPGLKWSLYEGEFPWVPDFRQMKAPAVSHGVTQAPSVKMNGPRKRGVELTGYVNVPADGAYTFYLTTDANKGSKAFVRLHGMELIDADKVYHPGTEVSSDLGEENNPVYLKAGQHPIRIGYVGTAGSGSAVTLKWKGPNLPKQEIPVSAFSHSPDGK